One window of the Triticum dicoccoides isolate Atlit2015 ecotype Zavitan chromosome 3B, WEW_v2.0, whole genome shotgun sequence genome contains the following:
- the LOC119280474 gene encoding protein DETOXIFICATION 16-like, producing the protein MELSMEPALPCAKGTAVAVNLLLATSEAKRQLRLAGPLIVGCLLQSVIQMISVMFVGHLGELALASASMASSFAIVTGFSFLTGMSFALDTLCGQAFGASEHHMLGVYKQRAMLVLGLASLPIAAVWANTGAILLHLGQDPEIAAGAGTYIRWMIPALFFYGWLQCHVRFLQAQKLVVPVMLSSGATAVSHVLVCWALVYRLRLGIRGAALANAVSYLTNVSILAVYVRVSPSCNKSWTGFSFEAFHGLIPFLKLAVPSALMVCMEWWSFEVMVILSGLLPNPKLETAVLSICLNTNSLVCTVPNGLSSAISTRVSNELGAGRPRAALLAARVVIVLAFLVGTSEGLLLVLVHKVWGRAYSKDQEVVSYVGTMMLILAVSVLFDGLQYVLSGIVRGCGQQKIGAFVNFIAYYLVGIPAALVFTFKCHLGGKGLWLGILSGLVTQTLLLLFISFGNTDWDKQAMNAKDRILTSPPVEP; encoded by the exons ATGGAGTTAAGCATGGAGCCGGCGCTCCCCTGTGCCAAAGGCACGGCCGTGGCCGTGAACCTGCTGCTGGCAACAAGCGAGGCCAAGAGACAGCTCCGCCTCGCCGGGCCGCTGATCGTGGGATGCCTCCTGCAGAGCGTCATCCAGATGATCTCCGTCATGTTCGTCGGGCACCTGGGCGAGCTCGCGCTGGCCAGCGCCTCCATGGCCAGCTCATTCGCCATCGTCACCGGCTTCAGCTTCCTG ACCGGCATGTCGTTCGCCCTGGACACCCTGTGCGGGCAGGCCTTCGGGGCGAGCGAGCACCACATGCTGGGAGTGTACAAGCAGAGGGCGATGCTGGTGCTGGGCCTGGCGAGCCTGCCGATCGCCGCGGTGTGGGCCAACACCGGCGCCATCCTGCTGCACCTGGGGCAGGACCCGGAGATCGCCGCGGGGGCGGGGACGTACATCCGGTGGATGATCCCGGCGCTCTTCTTCTACGGGTGGCTGCAgtgccacgtccggttcctgcaggcGCAGAAGCTGGTGGTGCCGGTGATGCTCAGCTCCGGCGCCACCGCGGTGAGCCACGTGCTGGTGTGCTGGGCGCTGGTGTACAGGCTGCGGCTGGGGATCAGAGGTGCCGCGCTGGCCAACGCCGTGTCCTACCTCACCAACGTCTCCATACTGGCCGTCTACGTCAGGGTCTCGCCGTCGTGCAACAAGAGCTGGACGGGGTTCTCTTTCGAGGCATTCCACGGCCTCATCCCCTTCTTGAAGCTCgccgtgccatccgcactcatggtCTG CATGGAGTGGTGGTCGTTCGAGGTGATGGTGATACTGTCCGGCCTTCTCCCCAACCCCAAGCTCGAGACAGCCGTCCTCTCCATCTG CTTGAACACCAACTCCTTGGTGTGCACGGTCCCGAATGGGCTCTCTTCGGCCATAAGCACGCGCGTGTCCAACGAGCTCGGGGCGGGGCGGCCACGGGCGGCGCTTCTGGCGGCCCGCGTGGTGATCGTGCTGGCTTTTCTGGTGGGCACGTCGGAAGGGCTCCTCCTGGTTCTGGTGCACAAAGTGTGGGGCCGTGCATACAGCAAGGACCAGGAGGTGGTCTCCTACGTCGGCACCATGATGCTCATCCTCGCCGTCTCCGTCCTCTTCGACGGCCTCCAGTACGTCCTCTCAG GTATAGTTCGGGGCTGTGGACAACAGAAGATTGGCGCTTTTGTTAATTTCATTGCGTATTATCTAGTTGGTATCCCTGCAGCACTAGTTTTCACCTTCAAGTGCCATCTTGGTGGAAAG GGGCTTTGGTTGGGAATATTGAGCGGATTGGTGACACAGACGTTGTTGCTTCTTTTCATTTCCTTTGGCAACACTGATTGGGATAAACAA GCAATGAATGCAAAGGATAGAATTTTGACGTCGCCGCCTGTGGAGCCATGA
- the LOC119274347 gene encoding E3 ubiquitin-protein ligase SIAH1B-like has protein sequence MACRFDAKLLCTPIRSPPVLCSAHPESQQLLPPRRIPLPHSPTPRARIPLPLLCAAPANKMVRTRGGKDNWVLPPDAGVPLGEDGVQLKEEDGETAATVMVPAAAAAPRVEIAVDFDKSLLDCPVCSLPLKPPVFQCPAKHAACGPCAANLANKCPACDGAYERDDAADRYLLAVRVPCPNQAYGCGSSVVYCMAGDHRLVCPHAPCRCPEPGCGFLGAPPALRGHLAERHQWQVTEIAYGSVLEVQMQAVEQGWRLLAAEDGEQLFLLVASERGVKVVRVAAPAEEEGWYRCKVWVHAPVDTDTGHMDVLMLDAKVESCPVPSEEAAMGAGGRYLPVPSDVPAPDGGGIVIRLRIDKEVKASHGNKCPAVRYICS, from the exons atGGCTTGCCGATTTGATGCAAAACTGCTCTGCACACCCATTCGCTCTCCTCCCGTGCTCTGCTCCGCTCATCCAGAGTCACAGCAACTTCTTCCTCCCCGCCGCATTCCCCTTCCCCATTCTCCCACTCCTCGCGCCCGCATTCCCCTTCCCCTCCTCTGCGCCGCGCCGGCGAACAAGATGGTTCGCACTCGCGGCGGCAAGGACAACTGGGTGTTGCCGCCGGACGCCGGCGTCCCTCTCGGTGAAGACGGTGTCCAGCTCAAGGAGGAAGACGGGGAGACCGCAGCGACGGTGAtggtgcccgccgccgccgccgccccgagagTGGAGATCGCCGTCGACTTCGACAAGTCCCTGCTGGACTGCCCCGTCTGCTCCTTGCCGCTCAAGCCTCCCGTCTTCCAG TGCCCGGCGAAGCACGCGGCGTGCGGCCCCTGCGCCGCGAACCTGGCCAACAAGTGCCCGGCGTGCGACGGCGCGTACGAGCGCGACGACGCGGCCGACCGCTACCTCCTGGCGGTAAGGGTGCCCTGCCCCAACCAGGCGTACGGCTGCGGTAGCTCCGTGGTGTACTGCATGGCGGGCGACCACCGGCTGGTGTGCCCGCACGCTCCGTGCCGCTGCCCCGAGCCCGGATGCGGCTTCCTCGGCGCCCCGCCCGCGCTCCGCGGCCACCTCGCCGAGCGCCACCAGTGGCAAGTGACCGAAATCGCCTACGGGTCCGTGCTCGAGGTCCAGATGCAGGCGGTGGAGCAGGGGTGGCGGCTGCTGGCCGCGGAGGACGGGGAGCAGCTGTTCCTGCTCGTGGCGAGCGAGCGCGGCGTCAAGGTGGTGCGCGTGGCCGCGCCCGCGGAGGAGGAAGGCTGGTACAGGTGCAAGGTGTGGGTGCACGCGCCCGTGGACACGGACACCGGCCACATGGACGTCCTGATGCTGGACGCCAAGGTGGAGAGCTGCCCGGTGCCCTCGGAGGAGGCGGCCATGGGCGCGGGTGGCAGGTACCTGCCGGTGCCGTCCGACGTGCCGGCGCCGGATGGAGGAGGGATCGTCATCCGTCTCCGCATCGACAAGGAGGTCAAGGCGAGCCACGGCAACAAGTGCCCGGCTGTACGCTATATATGCAGCTGA